One Stegostoma tigrinum isolate sSteTig4 chromosome 22, sSteTig4.hap1, whole genome shotgun sequence DNA segment encodes these proteins:
- the LOC125463533 gene encoding nucleoside diphosphate kinase, whose translation MSGNKERTFIAVKPDGVQRCIVGEVIKRFEQKGFKLVAMKFLQAPKDLLEKHYCELSDKPFYPKLIKYMSSGPVVAMVWEGLNVVKTGRVMLGETNPADSKPGTIRGDFCIQVGRNIIHGSDSVESAKKEISLWFKPEELVEYQNCAQDWIYE comes from the exons ATGTCTGGCAACAAGGAACGAACCTTCATTGCTGTGAAGCCAGATGGAGTTCAGAGGTGCATTGTGGGTGAAGTCATCAAACGCTTTGAACAGAAAGGGTTTAAACTGGTTGCCATGAAGTTTCTTCAG GCTCCTAAGGATCTACTTGAAAAGCATTACTGCGAGCTTTCAGACAAACCTTTCTACCCCAAGTTGATCAAGTACATGAGTTCTGGACCTGTCGTTGCCATG GTGTGGGAGGGCCTAAACGTGGTGAAGACTGGTAGAGTGATGCTGGGTGAGACCAATCCAGCAGATTCCAAGCCTGGCACCATTCGTGGTGATTTCTGTATTCAAGTTGGCAG GAACATCATTCACGGCAGTGACTCTGTAGAAAGTGCAAAGAAGGAGATTAGCCTTTGGTTCAAACCTGAGGAGCTGGTTGAGTACCAGAACTGTGCCCAAGACTGGATCTATGAGTGA